The Echinicola rosea genome has a segment encoding these proteins:
- a CDS encoding YceI family protein, translating into MSTVKWTIDPTHSEINFKAKHLVISTVTGKFKEFEGEAESPAEDFNGAKVAFSANIDSIDTNQSDRDAHLKSEDFFNAEKFPKLSFSNGVLSNEGGAYKLKGDLTIKDTTKSIELDVDFGGVAEDPYGNTKAGFELEGKISRKEFGLTWNAVTEAGSVVVGDPIKILASVQLVKN; encoded by the coding sequence ATGAGCACAGTAAAATGGACAATCGACCCTACCCACTCAGAAATCAACTTTAAGGCAAAGCACTTGGTGATCTCTACTGTGACTGGGAAATTCAAGGAATTTGAAGGTGAGGCAGAATCACCAGCTGAAGATTTTAATGGAGCCAAAGTGGCATTTTCTGCCAATATCGACAGCATCGATACCAATCAAAGCGACCGTGATGCACACTTGAAATCCGAAGATTTCTTTAATGCCGAAAAATTCCCAAAACTTTCTTTCTCCAATGGAGTTTTATCTAATGAGGGAGGAGCGTATAAGCTAAAAGGAGACTTGACGATCAAGGATACCACAAAATCTATCGAATTGGATGTGGATTTTGGTGGCGTAGCGGAGGATCCTTACGGCAATACCAAGGCAGGCTTTGAGCTGGAAGGAAAGATCAGTAGAAAGGAATTTGGGCTTACCTGGAACGCCGTGACTGAAGCAGGAAGTGTTGTGGTGGGAGATCCTATCAAAATTTTGGCCAGTGTACAATTGGTAAAGAATTGA
- a CDS encoding MarR family winged helix-turn-helix transcriptional regulator, producing MRLEEEIKQKNFKSEYNKAVVNILYTQSYLVTRQGKLFKPHGLSPEQYNVLRILRGHHPEPITVSSIQDRMLNKMSNASRLVEKLKQKGLAERKECPSDRRQVDITITPKGKQLLEQLDGDIQQFNHEVIGLDDEEVALLNSLLDKLRG from the coding sequence ATGAGACTGGAGGAAGAGATAAAGCAAAAGAACTTTAAGAGTGAATACAATAAGGCGGTGGTCAATATTCTTTATACCCAGAGTTATTTGGTGACACGTCAAGGAAAGCTCTTTAAGCCCCATGGTCTTTCTCCCGAGCAATATAACGTGTTGCGGATTTTGCGGGGACACCATCCTGAGCCTATCACGGTGTCTTCCATTCAGGACAGAATGCTCAATAAAATGTCAAATGCTTCCAGGCTGGTAGAAAAGCTCAAACAAAAGGGCCTGGCAGAGAGGAAAGAATGTCCGTCCGACAGAAGACAAGTGGACATTACCATCACTCCAAAAGGCAAGCAGTTATTGGAGCAGTTGGATGGAGATATCCAACAATTCAACCATGAGGTGATTGGCCTTGATGATGAGGAAGTCGCCTTATTAAATTCACTCTTGGATAAACTAAGAGGGTAA